The Bacteroidales bacterium genome includes the window AAAAGAAAAAGAACTGAAAAATAATAAAGAAGAATTAAAAAACAAATATCAGAATAAATCTTCTCAAAATACTATAAGGAAAACTGAAAAGGAAAAAATTTTAAATAAAATGACAAAAATGTTAGAAACAGATAAAATTTATTGTAAATTTGACTTAACATGTGAAAAATTTGCAAAACAATTATCAACCAACCGTTTTTATCTCTCCCAAATAATTAATGAAAAATTTGAAAAAAATTACTCCGGCTTTATTAATGAATACAGGGTAAAAGAAGTTATGCTTATGCTGTCAGACCCTATAAAAACAAAACAATTTTCTATAGAAACAATAGCAAAAGAAGCAGGATTTAAAAATATCTCAAGCTTCAATCGTATTTTTAAAAAATATACGGGCATAACACCTTCCGTATTCGTTAATAAACGCTGAATACTATTAGCTTGTACAAGTAATTATATTATAATGAATTGTACAATTCATTATAATATAATTTGTACTTTATTTATTTTTCAACAATATTTGTACTGTTAATACTTGCTAAAATTTATTCACCGGCACTTTAATGGTTTTGTTAATATATTTCTAAAAAATAGTCTGCATTTGCAGTGAATATAACTGAACCTAATTTATGGCGAAAGATTTATTGAAAAAACAAGAAAAAAAATAGCCTAACCGAAACGAAAAGCCACTCAATCATCAGAATTACAGTATGATACAGAGGATTTGTTTTTATGGAATAACAATATTGTTAACATAACAGTTATTTTATAATTTACAGAATCTTTTTTGATTTTTGATTATAATTTAATTCGGATAAATATGGCAACAATTAATAGAAATCAATTTTTATTAATATTAATATTCTTTTTTTTAAATAATTCAGAGGTTCTGTGTATTGAAAAAAAAACAGACAGCCTTAACAGACTTCTTAAAACTACTAAAGGCATAGAAAAAATTGATATTTTGAATGAATTATCAACAGTTTATGATACAATATCATATATTAAGTCTTTAGATTATGCAAACCAAGCCCTTAAATTAACAAGAAAATATAAAAAAGAAGAAGACATTGCCGGTTCTTTAGACAAGATTGGAAGAATACAATATTTCATGAGCAATTATGATAAATCAATTGATTATTTTCTTGAATCACTTAAAATACGAGAAAAAATCGGCAATAAAAAAAATATTGCACAATCTTATAATAATCTTGGAGTAATTTACTTGTATTTGGCCATCTATAATAAAGCGTTGGAATATTTTCAAAAAGCATGGGATATAAGCGAAGGGGTTGGAGATGTGGTGTTTATTATGAAATTGTCTAACAATCTTGGAATTGTTTATATGAACTTAGCAAACTACGATAAAGCATTAGAATATTTTCAAAAAACCTTAAATAACTGCATAGAAACTAATAATAAACAATTATGGGGCCCTTGTTTAAGCAATATCGGAATAGTTTACTGGTATTTAGAAGATTATAAAAAAGCACTGGAATATTACTTAGATGCAATTAAGATTTGTGAAGAAACAGGAGATAAATGGAGTGTTTCTAATTCTTCAAGAAATATTGGGGAGGTTTATATAAAACTTCAAGATTATAATAATTCATTGTTATATCTTAATGAAGGATTAAAAATAGCTAAAGAAATTAATTCAAAACACTTAATTAAAGATTGCTGTGTTACTTTTTCCGAATTATATTATGCAAAAGGCAGTTACAAAAAAGCCTATGAATATCAGCAACTGTATTCAGAAATCAAGGATAGTATTTTTTCAGAAGAAACAGGAAAAAATATTGCAGAAATGGAAGTAAAATTTGAAACTGAAAAAAAAGAAAAAGAAATTTTACAACAAAAAAAAGTACGAAATATATATTTCATTGCATTTATTATTTTTGTATCTGCAATAATTACAATTTTTTTAGAATACCGTAAAAAAAACAGTGCGTATAAATTTCTTGTTAAAAAGAACATTAATTTATTAAATAAAGAAAAAGAACTGAAAAATGTTAAAGAAAAGTTGCAAACCGGTAATACAAATTCTCAAAATATTGTACCCGATGATAAAAAAGAAAAAATACTTGAAAATTTAGAAACTTTATTAGATTGTGAAAAAATCTATATTAAACCGGATTTAACGCTTAACAAACTCGCAAAACACTTATCTACCAACCGAGTATATTTATCACAAATAATTAATGATGAATTCGGGGGAAATTTCAGCGATTTTATAAACGAATACAGAGTAAAAGAAGCAATGCTTATTTTGTCTGATCCAAAAAAAATCATGAAATTTTCTATTAAGGCAATAGCACAAGAAGCCGGCTTTAATTCCAAATCAAGTTTTAACTTTAATTTTAAAAAATACGCCGGTATTACTCCCTCAAATTTTATTGAAAATATTAACGGTTCTTTAAATTCAAAAGTTTCCTGCCGGACGGCAGAGATGAAAGTTTAATGTAATTATTACACATTTTCATAGAATTCTATATCAAATTTGAACTAAAATTTTCAAAAATTCGCCCTTATTAACCTTTCAAAATACAAAAATATCATCAAAAAAAGGGCTTTTTTCGGTCTTTAAAATATTTTGAAAAAATAAGGCACATATTATTAATTATCAACTGCTTATACCCCATATTTATATGTCCTGATTAATTAATCCGGACACATTTTATTTGCTTTTATTTAAATTTTATATAATTTTTGTTTTGTTGTTTTTATTAACCTATAGGAAAATACGTATTTAATATTAACAACAATAATTTTATTGTATTTATTAATTAAAAAATTGGAGGAAAATAAAATGGTACACAAAAAAAGTGTTTTAACAACAGTATTATTTTTTCTGTTTGTTTCAATGATGTTTGCAGCACCAATTTCAAAAAAAACTGCAGAACAGGCGGCATTAAATTGGATGAGTTATTATTCAGGAAAAAGTGTAGATAACATCACAATTAAAAATGTGACTTCTACAGAATATAAAGGCAGTAATGTTCTTTATACTTTCACTTTCAAAGAAGGAGGTTTTGTTATAGTTGCCGGTGATGATCAAGCATATCCAATTCTTGCTTACTCTACAAAATCTTTTATAGGTGAAGAACCTAATCCCGGGGCAAAATATTGGCTTGATTTATACAGTAAACAAATACATCTAATTAAAACGAAAAAATTAACTAATCAAGAAGCACAAACCGAATGGAGAAACATTCTAAATAAAGATTTTTCCCAATATAACAACAATAAGGATTCAACTTATCCGG containing:
- a CDS encoding tetratricopeptide repeat protein; the protein is MATINRNQFLLILIFFFLNNSEVLCIEKKTDSLNRLLKTTKGIEKIDILNELSTVYDTISYIKSLDYANQALKLTRKYKKEEDIAGSLDKIGRIQYFMSNYDKSIDYFLESLKIREKIGNKKNIAQSYNNLGVIYLYLAIYNKALEYFQKAWDISEGVGDVVFIMKLSNNLGIVYMNLANYDKALEYFQKTLNNCIETNNKQLWGPCLSNIGIVYWYLEDYKKALEYYLDAIKICEETGDKWSVSNSSRNIGEVYIKLQDYNNSLLYLNEGLKIAKEINSKHLIKDCCVTFSELYYAKGSYKKAYEYQQLYSEIKDSIFSEETGKNIAEMEVKFETEKKEKEILQQKKVRNIYFIAFIIFVSAIITIFLEYRKKNSAYKFLVKKNINLLNKEKELKNVKEKLQTGNTNSQNIVPDDKKEKILENLETLLDCEKIYIKPDLTLNKLAKHLSTNRVYLSQIINDEFGGNFSDFINEYRVKEAMLILSDPKKIMKFSIKAIAQEAGFNSKSSFNFNFKKYAGITPSNFIENINGSLNSKVSCRTAEMKV